A single region of the Gasterosteus aculeatus chromosome 1, fGasAcu3.hap1.1, whole genome shotgun sequence genome encodes:
- the ostn gene encoding osteocrin, which yields MPSCGGLLFPFMMFFMLLHCDGQGSPRQRRVVRPASWAPVSLRSPPRGALKAKLFRLEDPRVTEKEVMQPKRRRSFSGTNAPLDRISAGAMETQQGGAKQRKAAEPRRRVSPPPVDRIGISRLPSRRG from the exons ATGCCGTCCTGTGGCGGTTTGCTGTTTCCCTTCATGATGTTCTTCATGTTGCTTCACTGCGATGGACAGGGATCTCCACGGCAGcgg CGCGTAGTCCGACCCGCCTCTTGGGCTCCGGTGAGTCTGCGCTCTCCACCCAGGGGGGCGCTGAAGGCGAAGCTGTTCCGGCTGGAGGATCCGAGAGTGACGGAGAAGGAGGTGATGCagccaaagaggaggaggagcttctctgGGACCAACGCCCCACTGGACCGCATCTCGGCGGGGGCCATGGAAACCCAGCAGGGAGGGGCCAAGCAGAG AAAGGCAGCGGAGCCGCGGCGGCGAGTCAGTCCGCCTCCCGTCGACCGGATCGGAATCAGTCGCCTCCCGAGCAGGAGAGGGTGA